The following coding sequences lie in one Arachis ipaensis cultivar K30076 chromosome B03, Araip1.1, whole genome shotgun sequence genomic window:
- the LOC107630494 gene encoding uncharacterized protein LOC107630494 isoform X1, with the protein MVTYLLEYIDYPDQIPFGEGMSDVASSRDLRLSLDWCPEKGWTVPMPTALAYFCEVLMSIRGVLPEPMKYTARTGENSPRSSGTSLLRTLRIQSLGKLNPIDLKRLSFHMSPPHKATQNKKINEELDREMEVDHKDGKAEKDDALES; encoded by the exons ATGGTGACCTACCTGTTGGAGTATATTGACTATCCTGACCAAA TTCCATTTGGCGAGGGGATGTCTGATGTAGCTTCAAGCAGGGACCTGCGCCTTTCATTGGATTGGTGTCCGGAAAAGGGTTGGACAGTGCCTATGCCCACT GCTCTAGCCTACTTTTGTGAGGTTTTGATGTCTATTAGAGGTGTTCTTCCAGAACCCATGAAATACACTGCCAGAACCGGAGAGAATAGTCCAAGATCTTCTGGTACCTCACTGCTTAGGACTCTCAGAATTCAGTCTTTGGGAAAGCTGAATCCAATTGATTTGAAGCGCTTGTCTTTCCATATGTCACCACCCCACAAGGCAACTCAAAACAAGAAGATTAATGAGGAACTAGACAGAGAAATGGAAGTGGATCACAAAGATGGAAAAGCTGAAAAAGATGACGCACTAGAGTCATAG
- the LOC107630494 gene encoding uncharacterized protein LOC107630494 isoform X3, which produces MSDVASSRDLRLSLDWCPEKGWTVPMPTALAYFCEVLMSIRGVLPEPMKYTARTGENSPRSSGTSLLRTLRIQSLGKLNPIDLKRLSFHMSPPHKATQNKKINEELDREMEVDHKDGKAEKDDALES; this is translated from the exons ATGTCTGATGTAGCTTCAAGCAGGGACCTGCGCCTTTCATTGGATTGGTGTCCGGAAAAGGGTTGGACAGTGCCTATGCCCACT GCTCTAGCCTACTTTTGTGAGGTTTTGATGTCTATTAGAGGTGTTCTTCCAGAACCCATGAAATACACTGCCAGAACCGGAGAGAATAGTCCAAGATCTTCTGGTACCTCACTGCTTAGGACTCTCAGAATTCAGTCTTTGGGAAAGCTGAATCCAATTGATTTGAAGCGCTTGTCTTTCCATATGTCACCACCCCACAAGGCAACTCAAAACAAGAAGATTAATGAGGAACTAGACAGAGAAATGGAAGTGGATCACAAAGATGGAAAAGCTGAAAAAGATGACGCACTAGAGTCATAG
- the LOC107630494 gene encoding uncharacterized protein LOC107630494 isoform X2, with the protein MVTYLLEYIDYPDQTSSRDLRLSLDWCPEKGWTVPMPTALAYFCEVLMSIRGVLPEPMKYTARTGENSPRSSGTSLLRTLRIQSLGKLNPIDLKRLSFHMSPPHKATQNKKINEELDREMEVDHKDGKAEKDDALES; encoded by the exons ATGGTGACCTACCTGTTGGAGTATATTGACTATCCTGACCAAA CTTCAAGCAGGGACCTGCGCCTTTCATTGGATTGGTGTCCGGAAAAGGGTTGGACAGTGCCTATGCCCACT GCTCTAGCCTACTTTTGTGAGGTTTTGATGTCTATTAGAGGTGTTCTTCCAGAACCCATGAAATACACTGCCAGAACCGGAGAGAATAGTCCAAGATCTTCTGGTACCTCACTGCTTAGGACTCTCAGAATTCAGTCTTTGGGAAAGCTGAATCCAATTGATTTGAAGCGCTTGTCTTTCCATATGTCACCACCCCACAAGGCAACTCAAAACAAGAAGATTAATGAGGAACTAGACAGAGAAATGGAAGTGGATCACAAAGATGGAAAAGCTGAAAAAGATGACGCACTAGAGTCATAG